A portion of the Nitrospira defluvii genome contains these proteins:
- the sucD gene encoding succinate--CoA ligase subunit alpha, which translates to MSILVNKNTRVVVQGITGKEGSFHATQCKAYGTQVVAGVTPGKAGQEVEGIPVFNTVRDAVKKADCDTSLIFVPPPFCADAILEAADAGIKLVICITEGIPVNDMVRVKRALRGRDVRLVGPNCPGVITVDEAKIGIMPGFIHKKGVVGVVSRSGTLTYEAVHQLSTLGLGETTCVGIGGDPVNGTGFVDVLPLFEKDPETQAIVMIGEIGGDAEEKAAEFIKKQVKKPVVSFIAGITAPPGRRMGHAGAIISGGKGTASEKMKALESAGVCVVKNPAEIGHAVKTALGR; encoded by the coding sequence GTGAGCATCTTGGTCAATAAGAACACACGAGTGGTCGTGCAGGGGATCACGGGAAAGGAAGGCTCCTTCCACGCGACCCAGTGCAAGGCCTATGGAACCCAGGTGGTCGCCGGCGTGACACCCGGCAAAGCCGGTCAGGAAGTCGAGGGCATTCCTGTCTTCAATACCGTGCGTGATGCCGTGAAAAAGGCCGACTGTGACACCTCCCTTATTTTTGTGCCGCCCCCATTCTGCGCGGATGCAATCCTGGAAGCTGCGGATGCGGGGATCAAGCTCGTGATCTGCATCACCGAAGGGATTCCCGTCAACGATATGGTCAGGGTGAAGCGGGCGTTGCGCGGGCGCGATGTCAGGCTGGTCGGTCCAAATTGTCCTGGCGTCATCACGGTCGATGAGGCCAAAATTGGGATTATGCCGGGATTCATTCATAAGAAGGGTGTCGTCGGGGTGGTTTCCCGCAGTGGGACCCTCACGTATGAAGCCGTCCATCAGTTGTCGACCCTTGGGCTTGGAGAGACGACCTGCGTTGGCATCGGCGGTGACCCGGTCAATGGAACGGGCTTTGTGGATGTGTTGCCGCTATTTGAGAAGGATCCAGAAACGCAGGCCATCGTTATGATCGGCGAAATCGGTGGTGATGCGGAAGAGAAGGCGGCGGAATTTATCAAGAAGCAGGTCAAGAAGCCCGTCGTAAGTTTCATCGCGGGGATCACGGCCCCCCCTGGACGTCGAATGGGCCATGCTGGTGCGATTATTTCCGGTGGCAAGGGTACGGCGTCCGAAAAGATGAAGGCTCTCGAATCAGCAGGTGTGTGTGTGGTGAAAAATCCCGCAGAGATCGGCCATGCCGTGAAGACCGCGTTGGGGCGATAA
- a CDS encoding B12-binding domain-containing radical SAM protein — MLVFLIHVRDPQFYALPAKTRAKNGRIRVMGFPPIGIMSLSAVLKQAGHECVMFDQANPETPNDVILEQIKRRKPALVGMSFLSTTSYPYAKILARQIRVADAQVKLAFGGVFASLNAGLVKLQCPEVDFVCRGDGEQLLLDLLKNMDDPSGVGGVTWAKDGRVVNNPNRPVERHLDQWAFPDRESLELDFVESMPLDVPAVLSMERFTTMQTSRGCPWPCVFCDIPIFNEGKWRARSADHVVAELKHLEANGYGSVYFVDDHFLLQPKRIEAICKGVIEAKLSIQWGIEGRVDSVAQHLFPIMAQAHCRTVMFGIESGSQKILDRLQKEQTLEEVETAVRNAKKAGIEIVHGFFTVGNPDETVEDMQKTFEFASRLPLDTFGFNRLCVYRGTPLWQEYVKRGLVSDAKDWYKYFKCSEIDPTCLAGEVINQVRQEGLKKLFLYKLTRYPVQTFKLLRRFLRYMPFRDVAYLIMKPFLGQKKGATKAEVLSRAVEHAEMKDAAAQLTQLSDELLHNVMEESKAERQRIQQEAEGTRELPMVNTR; from the coding sequence ATGTTGGTGTTTCTGATACACGTTCGCGATCCCCAGTTTTACGCCTTGCCTGCCAAGACTCGGGCCAAGAACGGCCGAATTCGAGTCATGGGCTTTCCTCCGATCGGCATCATGTCGCTGTCTGCTGTGCTCAAACAGGCGGGGCATGAGTGTGTGATGTTCGATCAAGCCAACCCGGAAACCCCCAACGACGTGATCCTGGAACAGATCAAGCGGCGAAAACCGGCTCTCGTCGGCATGAGTTTCCTGAGCACAACGAGCTATCCCTACGCCAAGATCCTCGCCAGACAAATCCGCGTCGCAGATGCGCAGGTGAAGCTGGCTTTCGGGGGAGTGTTTGCCAGCCTGAACGCAGGGTTAGTGAAGCTCCAATGTCCTGAAGTTGATTTTGTCTGCCGTGGCGACGGGGAGCAGCTCCTGCTGGATCTACTCAAGAACATGGACGATCCCAGTGGCGTCGGAGGTGTGACCTGGGCAAAGGATGGGCGGGTGGTGAATAACCCCAACCGCCCTGTGGAACGTCATCTCGATCAGTGGGCGTTCCCTGATCGAGAAAGCCTTGAATTGGACTTCGTGGAATCAATGCCACTGGACGTGCCAGCGGTACTCTCCATGGAACGATTTACCACCATGCAGACCTCACGAGGCTGCCCCTGGCCCTGTGTGTTCTGCGATATCCCGATCTTCAACGAAGGGAAGTGGCGGGCCAGGAGTGCAGATCACGTGGTGGCCGAGCTGAAGCATTTGGAGGCCAACGGGTACGGGTCAGTGTACTTCGTCGACGACCATTTCCTGCTCCAGCCGAAACGGATCGAAGCCATCTGTAAGGGCGTCATTGAGGCCAAGCTCTCGATCCAGTGGGGAATCGAAGGACGGGTGGACTCGGTGGCCCAGCATCTGTTTCCCATTATGGCGCAGGCGCACTGCCGAACGGTGATGTTCGGAATCGAAAGCGGAAGCCAGAAGATTCTGGATCGTCTGCAGAAAGAGCAGACCCTGGAGGAAGTGGAGACGGCTGTCCGCAATGCGAAGAAGGCGGGAATCGAAATCGTCCATGGATTCTTCACCGTCGGAAATCCGGATGAGACCGTTGAGGACATGCAGAAAACCTTTGAGTTCGCGTCACGGCTGCCGTTGGACACGTTCGGCTTCAATCGGCTCTGTGTCTACCGCGGTACTCCCCTATGGCAGGAATATGTCAAACGAGGTTTAGTGAGTGATGCCAAGGACTGGTACAAGTACTTCAAATGTTCAGAAATCGATCCCACCTGCCTTGCCGGCGAAGTGATTAATCAAGTCCGTCAGGAAGGTTTGAAGAAGTTATTCCTCTACAAGCTGACCCGCTACCCCGTTCAAACCTTTAAGTTGCTGCGTCGATTCCTTCGATATATGCCGTTCCGCGACGTGGCCTATCTCATCATGAAGCCCTTCCTTGGGCAGAAGAAGGGGGCCACCAAGGCGGAGGTACTCTCTCGCGCCGTGGAGCATGCCGAGATGAAGGATGCCGCCGCTCAGCTCACACAACTGAGCGACGAGTTATTGCACAATGTGATGGAAGAATCCAAAGCTGAACGTCAACGGATTCAGCAGGAAGCGGAAGGTACGCGGGAACTGCCGATGGTGAATACTCGCTAA
- the ahcY gene encoding adenosylhomocysteinase, which translates to MDYDVKDMGLADQGKLKIEWAEATMPVLRLIRKRFERERPLKGIRVTACLHVTTETANLMKTLKAGGADVRLCASNPLSTQDDVAAALVRHDGIPTFAIKGEDNQTYYRHIESAIGHKPHLSMDDGADVVSHLHSKRKDLLKNVIGGTEETTTGVIRLRSMAEKKVLKFPVISVNDADTKHMFDNRYGTGQSTLDGIVRATNRLVCGSTVVVVGYGWCGRGIAMRAKGMGADVVVTEVDPMKGLEAVMDGYRVMPMEQAAAIGDFFVTVTGNIHVIRGEHFAAMKDGAIVCNSGHFNVELDIPALEKLSKKKLTVRTGVDQYTLKNGRRVSLLGEGRLVNLATAEGHPSSVMDMSFANQALGAEYIVKNYKKLEKKVYPVPSAIDKEIARLKLAGMGMSIDKLTKEQIKYLASWEMGT; encoded by the coding sequence GTGGATTACGACGTGAAAGACATGGGCTTAGCTGATCAAGGCAAGTTGAAGATTGAATGGGCCGAGGCCACGATGCCGGTTCTGCGACTGATTCGCAAGCGATTTGAGCGTGAGCGCCCGTTGAAAGGGATTCGCGTGACCGCCTGCCTCCATGTGACCACCGAAACCGCTAATCTCATGAAGACACTGAAAGCCGGCGGCGCCGATGTGCGCCTCTGCGCATCCAACCCCCTGAGCACCCAGGATGACGTCGCAGCCGCACTGGTCCGCCACGACGGCATTCCAACGTTTGCGATCAAGGGGGAAGACAACCAGACCTACTATCGCCACATCGAATCCGCCATCGGCCATAAGCCGCATCTGTCCATGGATGACGGGGCCGATGTCGTCTCTCACCTCCACTCCAAGCGCAAGGATCTGCTCAAGAACGTAATCGGCGGCACCGAGGAAACCACCACAGGCGTCATTCGGCTTCGCAGCATGGCCGAAAAGAAGGTCCTCAAATTCCCGGTCATCTCCGTCAACGACGCTGACACGAAGCATATGTTCGACAATCGCTACGGGACTGGTCAAAGCACCTTGGACGGTATTGTGCGGGCGACGAATCGCTTGGTCTGCGGCTCCACGGTTGTCGTCGTCGGCTATGGATGGTGCGGCCGGGGCATCGCGATGCGCGCGAAGGGCATGGGCGCCGATGTCGTCGTCACCGAAGTGGACCCCATGAAGGGATTGGAAGCGGTCATGGACGGCTACCGCGTCATGCCCATGGAACAGGCTGCCGCAATCGGCGACTTCTTCGTCACCGTCACTGGCAACATTCATGTGATCCGTGGTGAGCACTTTGCGGCCATGAAGGACGGCGCGATTGTCTGCAACAGCGGCCACTTCAACGTAGAGTTGGACATCCCGGCCCTGGAAAAGCTCAGCAAAAAGAAACTCACTGTGCGAACCGGCGTGGATCAGTACACGTTGAAGAACGGGCGGCGTGTAAGCCTGCTCGGCGAGGGTCGGTTAGTGAACCTCGCGACGGCGGAAGGTCATCCGTCCAGCGTTATGGACATGAGCTTTGCGAATCAAGCACTCGGAGCGGAATACATCGTTAAGAATTACAAGAAGCTCGAAAAGAAGGTGTATCCCGTCCCCAGCGCAATCGACAAGGAAATCGCCCGTCTCAAACTGGCGGGGATGGGAATGTCGATCGATAAACTTACCAAAGAGCAGATCAAATACTTGGCCTCCTGGGAAATGGGCACCTAA
- the metK gene encoding methionine adenosyltransferase — translation MRHNYLFTSESVTEGHPDKIADQISDGILDAIIAQDKLSRVACETILTTGIAFVAGEISTKAYVEIPDIIRDVIKDVGYTDASWGFDSNTCSVLTSIHQQSGDIAMGVDSGGAGDQGLMFGYATNETAELMPMPIVLAHRLTKRLAEVRKKKILKWVRPDGKSQVTVEYKDGKPFRVDTIVVSTQHSPDVTNKQIEKDLMEHVIRPVMPKGLYDPTSVKHHINPTGRFVVGGPMGDTGLTGRKIIVDTYGGHGSHGGGAFSGKDPSKVDRSASYMARYIAKNIVAAGLASKCEVQLAYAIGVADPVSVLVDTKDTENVAPENLDKLVRKHFPLTPRGIIDHLKLRRPIFRKTAAYGHFGRNEPEFTWEKTDKAKALRKDAGL, via the coding sequence ATGAGACATAACTATTTGTTTACGTCAGAGTCGGTCACCGAAGGGCACCCGGACAAGATTGCCGATCAAATTTCCGACGGAATTCTCGATGCCATCATCGCCCAAGACAAGCTTTCCCGGGTCGCGTGCGAGACGATCCTGACGACCGGTATCGCCTTCGTTGCCGGAGAAATCTCCACAAAAGCGTATGTCGAGATTCCCGATATCATCCGTGACGTGATCAAGGACGTCGGGTATACCGATGCCTCATGGGGCTTCGACTCCAACACCTGCTCTGTCCTGACTTCCATCCATCAACAGTCCGGCGATATCGCCATGGGGGTGGACTCCGGCGGCGCAGGAGATCAGGGGCTCATGTTCGGCTATGCGACCAACGAAACGGCGGAACTCATGCCGATGCCGATCGTGTTAGCTCATCGGCTGACCAAGCGTCTGGCCGAAGTGCGGAAGAAGAAAATTCTAAAATGGGTTCGCCCAGACGGCAAATCCCAAGTCACGGTCGAATATAAGGACGGCAAACCCTTCCGAGTCGACACCATCGTCGTATCCACCCAGCATAGTCCCGATGTGACCAACAAGCAGATCGAAAAGGATCTGATGGAGCACGTGATTCGCCCGGTCATGCCGAAGGGCCTGTATGACCCGACCAGCGTCAAACATCACATCAACCCGACCGGTCGTTTTGTGGTCGGCGGCCCGATGGGCGACACCGGTCTAACCGGCCGCAAGATTATTGTCGATACCTACGGAGGCCACGGCAGCCATGGCGGCGGCGCATTCTCCGGGAAAGATCCATCAAAGGTGGACCGCTCAGCCTCCTATATGGCCCGCTACATTGCCAAAAACATCGTGGCCGCAGGTCTAGCCTCTAAATGCGAAGTCCAACTGGCCTATGCGATCGGAGTCGCCGACCCCGTCTCCGTGCTGGTCGATACTAAAGACACGGAGAACGTCGCCCCCGAAAACTTGGACAAGTTGGTTCGGAAACATTTCCCTCTGACCCCGCGTGGAATTATCGACCATCTCAAGCTCCGCCGGCCGATCTTCAGGAAGACTGCCGCCTACGGACACTTCGGCCGCAATGAGCCGGAGTTCACGTGGGAAAAAACCGATAAGGCGAAAGCCCTGCGGAAGGATGCAGGACTCTAA
- the resB gene encoding cytochrome c biogenesis protein ResB has protein sequence MNDKSDAASDVSASRPSTSGLGWEEFSREVVDFFASIKLAMFLFIVLAMTATIGTVIQQGERPETYVQEYGEEAYRWFLRLGFTDVYHTWWFTGLLGLLCVNSLTCFYKRFPSVWRSMRHDKVSVSLSFIQGMKQQTTLALSQPKETVAEGLVRLFAEKGYRVLAKSDPGEVTVYATKGIMGRIGAHVAHLSATVIVLGGLLGSYYGFQEFGVCLEGQTYHIPRGNFDLRVDKFWIDYHENGSVKSYNSTLTVIDQGTPTMTKTITVNDPLVYKGIWFYQSSYGDAWDQIEAARINIKEKASDKILATVDLEWNKEKAVDGLPLKMKMTDFVADFAFNSTEKKVFSKTAEHANPAIRLAVDERSSVQSTPWVFYHYPDLFEIKDSAYQFEFIGYQPKKFTGLQIARNPGINMVWIGCTMLVVGMTLSSLIYHRRLWAKIIPGESGVTLHLGGTTHKSQIDFQKEFKKLTDKIQAKTSS, from the coding sequence ATGAACGATAAATCCGACGCAGCATCTGATGTGAGTGCATCTCGGCCGTCCACTTCCGGACTGGGATGGGAAGAGTTTTCGCGCGAGGTGGTGGACTTTTTCGCCTCGATCAAGCTGGCGATGTTCCTGTTCATTGTCCTTGCCATGACGGCCACCATCGGCACTGTGATTCAGCAGGGTGAACGTCCGGAAACCTATGTGCAGGAGTACGGGGAAGAGGCCTATCGCTGGTTTCTCCGCCTGGGGTTTACGGATGTGTATCACACCTGGTGGTTTACCGGTCTGCTCGGTCTGCTGTGCGTCAATTCCCTCACCTGTTTCTATAAACGGTTTCCCAGCGTCTGGCGCTCGATGCGTCACGATAAAGTCAGTGTCTCGCTGTCGTTTATCCAGGGGATGAAGCAGCAGACCACCCTCGCGCTCAGTCAACCCAAAGAAACCGTTGCCGAGGGCCTCGTGAGGCTTTTTGCTGAAAAGGGCTACCGAGTACTAGCGAAAAGTGATCCCGGGGAAGTCACCGTCTATGCGACCAAAGGCATCATGGGTCGGATCGGGGCGCATGTCGCCCATTTGAGCGCGACTGTGATCGTGTTGGGGGGGCTACTTGGTAGTTATTATGGATTCCAGGAGTTTGGGGTCTGTCTCGAGGGGCAGACCTATCACATCCCGCGTGGCAACTTTGATCTCCGTGTCGATAAGTTCTGGATCGACTACCATGAAAACGGTTCGGTGAAGTCCTACAACAGCACCTTGACGGTCATCGATCAGGGAACGCCGACCATGACGAAGACCATTACCGTCAATGATCCGTTGGTATACAAAGGGATTTGGTTTTACCAGTCCAGCTATGGGGATGCGTGGGATCAGATCGAGGCGGCTCGAATCAATATCAAGGAGAAGGCGAGCGACAAAATCCTCGCGACGGTCGACCTTGAGTGGAACAAGGAAAAGGCCGTCGACGGACTTCCCTTAAAGATGAAAATGACCGATTTCGTGGCAGATTTCGCGTTTAACTCAACCGAGAAAAAGGTCTTCTCTAAGACTGCCGAACATGCCAATCCTGCGATTCGGCTGGCGGTTGATGAGCGCAGCTCCGTACAATCCACGCCCTGGGTGTTCTATCATTACCCGGATCTGTTCGAGATCAAGGACTCCGCGTATCAGTTCGAATTTATCGGGTATCAGCCCAAGAAGTTCACCGGATTGCAGATTGCCAGGAATCCCGGCATCAACATGGTATGGATTGGGTGTACGATGTTGGTGGTGGGCATGACCTTGTCGTCGCTGATCTATCACCGGCGACTGTGGGCGAAAATTATCCCCGGCGAGTCCGGGGTGACGCTGCACCTCGGGGGCACGACGCATAAGAGCCAAATCGATTTTCAAAAAGAGTTCAAGAAACTGACGGATAAGATTCAAGCAAAAACCTCATCCTGA
- the sucC gene encoding ADP-forming succinate--CoA ligase subunit beta, with the protein MNVHEFQAKSLFAQFGVPVPRGKEITSPDAATAWANELNTPVFVVKAQIHAGGRGKAGGVKITKDKAAVAGLAKELIGKTLVTHQTGPKGRVVHRLLMEEGANIAKELYLSILVDRDTGWATFIASTEGGMEIEEVAQKTPEKIIKEAIDPAVGFQSHNGRNVAFALGLQSIEPAVINPFVQLLGNLYRLFMEKNAALVEINPLIITKEKTLVALDGKVSFDDNAIFKHEDVQKMRDLNEEDPLEIEATASNLNYVKLDGNIGCMVNGAGLAMATMDVIKLAGSEPANFLDVGGGATKDTVAAGFRILLKDPNVKGIFINIFGGIVRCERIAHGVIEAAKEVKINVPLVVRLQGTNAPEGRKLLAESGLKVDVADDLWEAAQKIVKLTGRAA; encoded by the coding sequence ATGAACGTTCATGAATTTCAAGCCAAGTCGTTGTTCGCACAATTCGGCGTGCCGGTCCCGCGTGGGAAAGAGATCACGTCTCCTGACGCGGCAACAGCCTGGGCCAATGAGTTGAACACGCCGGTGTTTGTCGTCAAGGCGCAGATTCATGCCGGCGGGCGTGGCAAGGCCGGCGGTGTCAAAATTACCAAAGATAAGGCCGCGGTCGCGGGGCTGGCCAAGGAACTGATAGGGAAAACGCTGGTCACACATCAGACCGGTCCGAAGGGCCGCGTGGTGCACCGTCTCTTGATGGAAGAAGGCGCCAATATCGCCAAGGAGCTGTACCTCAGCATCTTGGTTGATCGAGACACCGGGTGGGCTACGTTTATTGCGAGCACCGAAGGCGGCATGGAAATCGAAGAGGTTGCCCAGAAGACTCCGGAAAAGATCATCAAGGAGGCCATTGATCCTGCTGTCGGATTCCAGAGCCATAATGGTCGGAATGTCGCGTTCGCGCTCGGATTGCAAAGCATTGAACCGGCTGTCATCAATCCATTCGTACAGCTGCTCGGGAACCTGTATCGGCTTTTTATGGAAAAGAACGCTGCCCTAGTGGAGATTAATCCACTGATCATCACGAAAGAAAAGACCTTAGTGGCACTGGATGGAAAGGTCTCCTTCGATGACAACGCCATCTTTAAGCATGAAGATGTGCAGAAGATGCGTGATCTGAATGAAGAAGATCCCTTGGAGATCGAAGCCACGGCGAGTAATCTCAATTACGTCAAGCTCGATGGCAACATTGGTTGTATGGTGAATGGTGCCGGGTTAGCCATGGCCACGATGGACGTGATCAAGCTCGCCGGCAGCGAACCTGCCAACTTTCTGGACGTCGGCGGCGGAGCCACAAAGGATACGGTCGCAGCCGGTTTTAGAATTCTTCTGAAAGACCCTAACGTCAAAGGTATTTTCATCAACATTTTCGGTGGAATCGTCCGTTGTGAACGCATTGCCCACGGTGTGATCGAGGCAGCCAAAGAAGTGAAAATCAATGTGCCCCTCGTGGTGCGCCTGCAGGGCACGAATGCGCCAGAAGGACGGAAGCTGCTAGCGGAATCCGGCTTAAAAGTCGACGTTGCCGATGACCTCTGGGAGGCAGCCCAGAAGATTGTGAAGTTGACGGGAAGGGCCGCGTAA
- a CDS encoding metal-dependent hydrolase — MRIRVVTALLAVALWGSWAVAAERGTTLTWHGHAAFEVTTPKGRIILIDPWLQNPLNPLVKDKQNPLDRIVKADYILITHGHFDHVGDAVAIAKKTGATLVANFELASTLAKLHGYPKEQIGFPTFMNPGGEIRIADGEVLVAMTPAVHSSGLGNPFAKEQESDFVYGGNPAGFVLKIQNGPTLYHSGDTAYFKDMDVIGEQYTPDVALLNIGGHFGMEADMAARAAASVKAKYAIAHHYGTFPVLTQDARGFGEAVKSRQIGFLPMQPGETLMFEGTQPQVPQR; from the coding sequence ATGAGGATTCGGGTTGTTACGGCACTGCTGGCGGTTGCATTGTGGGGTTCCTGGGCGGTGGCAGCTGAACGAGGCACGACCCTAACATGGCACGGGCACGCAGCATTTGAAGTCACCACGCCCAAGGGAAGGATCATTTTGATCGATCCATGGCTGCAGAACCCGCTGAATCCGCTGGTCAAGGACAAGCAAAATCCGCTAGACCGCATTGTGAAGGCGGATTACATTCTCATCACACATGGGCATTTCGATCATGTGGGCGATGCGGTGGCGATCGCCAAGAAAACCGGGGCGACTCTTGTGGCGAACTTCGAATTGGCTTCAACTCTGGCCAAGCTGCATGGGTACCCTAAGGAGCAAATCGGCTTTCCCACGTTTATGAATCCCGGTGGAGAAATTCGCATTGCCGACGGAGAGGTGCTCGTGGCGATGACGCCCGCAGTCCACTCGAGCGGTCTCGGCAATCCGTTCGCTAAGGAGCAGGAGTCGGATTTTGTCTATGGCGGGAATCCAGCTGGTTTCGTCCTGAAGATCCAGAATGGCCCGACGCTCTACCATTCCGGCGATACGGCCTACTTCAAGGATATGGACGTCATCGGCGAGCAATACACCCCCGACGTGGCGCTGCTGAATATCGGCGGGCATTTCGGGATGGAAGCGGACATGGCGGCCAGGGCGGCGGCCAGTGTCAAGGCTAAGTATGCGATAGCACATCATTACGGTACCTTTCCTGTGCTGACGCAGGATGCCCGAGGCTTCGGAGAAGCGGTGAAGAGTCGGCAGATCGGATTCCTGCCCATGCAACCCGGGGAAACCCTGATGTTCGAGGGGACTCAACCGCAGGTTCCACAACGCTGA